In Bradyrhizobium paxllaeri, the genomic stretch CCCTCCAGGGGAGGGTAAGAGACGCCGCCGATGTTGATGCCGGTTCGGTCTACTGCCGCCCCAACTGCGTGGCCTTCTCGACGCGATCGAATCTCTCCAGCGACAGGATCGCATCGGCAAGCTGGTCGGCGCGGCCGTTCAGCACGGGACGGGCGAGCGTGAGGAATTTCTGCTGCATCGCCTGCGCGTCCGGGAACGAATCCGGCTCACCGGAGGGGTCGGCATAGAGCCGTTCATGCACGCCGTCGTCGGTGGTGGTGATGGACACGCGCGCGCCGAAGGGGTGGGTGCGGCCGATCTCGAGGCGGTCGTCCTGCACGACGTCGAACTTGTCGGCGAGCGCATTCACCGCGGTATCGCCAAGCCGGTCGTAATCGTCCCAGCCGAAGCTGCCCTGATCGAGTGCGAGCGCGCCGGTGAAGAACATCGAAAACTGCCCGCCGACGATCGAGGTCGGATGCCGCTTGGTGGCGGCGTCGCCGGTCAGCGTGATGCCATTGCGATGCAGGCCGATCTCGACGCGCTTGATCTGGTCCGGCGTCAGATTGTGCTCCCGGCGCATCGCGATCAACGCATCCAGCGCCGCATGGGTATAACGGCAACTCGGATAAGGCTTCACGCCGATCTTCAGCGTCTCATAGGTCTTGCCGAGGCCGACGGTCGCCTTGTCCGGGTGCGCGTCGTCGCTGTAGCCGACGAGGAGGCCATGCTTGCCCTCGACCGATTCCGTCGAGCCGATGAAATTGTTGCGCGCCAGCGTGGCGGCGATCACGCCGTTCATCGCCGACGCTCCGACCTGATAGCGCTTGTTCCAGGCGCCGTTGACGAGGAATTGCAGCGAGCCCGCGGCCTGGCTGCCGGAAACGCCAAAGGCCGAGATGATCTGATCCTTCGAGAGGCCGAACAGTTTTCCGGCGGCGGCCGCCGCGCCATAGGTTCCTGCCGTCGCGGTCGGATGGAAGCCACGCGCATAATGCGAGGTGGGATCGAGCGCGTTGCCGAGGCGGCAGCACACCTCATAGCCAGCCACGATCGCAGTCAGCACGTCGCGCCCGGACGCCCCGACCATTTCGCCGACCGCAAACGCCGCCGGCACCACGGGCGCGCTCGGATGCAGCGAGGAATCCGCATGCGTGTCGTCGAAATCGAGGGAATGGCCGAGCGCGCCGTTGAGCAGCGCGGCAACCGCCGGCGTCCAGGTCTTGCTATCGCCGAACACGGTCGCCTCACCCTTGCCGTCCAGCGCCAGCGCTTCCAGCATCTTCAGCAACGACGGGGTGGATTCCGCATCACGCCGCGCCCGGATCGTGCTGCCGAGGAAATCGAGCGTCAGCACCTTGGCACGTTCCAGCACCTGCGGCGGGATATCTTCGAATTTGAGGCCGGCGACATAGGCTGCGAGCGTTGCGGTTTCGTGGGCCATCGTGTTTCCTCGTATTTGCCGGGCAGGGTAGGCGGGCCGACTTGACCTTTCAAGCCGCCTCCCTGTCGCGGGCATCGCTATCCCTGATGTCGTCTAGCACAGGCATGGCGTGCAGATTCCGGGATGCAGCGCATGATGGCCTTCGCAAAACGCATGCTTGAAGCGATCGGAGCGCGGAAGACACAACTGTCGCTGGCGGTCAGGCTCGCGGTTGCCGCGGTTGCGGCCTATGCGACCGCCAGGGCGTTGCATCTGATGCTGCCGCTATGGGCGGTGCTGACCTCGCTGATCGTCACCCAGATGAGTGTCGGCCGGTCGCTGAAGGCAACCCGCGATTACATGCTTGGCACGATCGGCGGCGCGGCCTATGGCGGCGCCATTGCAATGCTGATCCCGCATTCCGGCGAGGGTGGATTGCTGGCGCTACTGGTGCTCACGGTCGCGCCGATGGCGTTCATCGGGGCCATCAATCCCAGCCTGAGCGCCGCCACGGTAACGGCCGTGATCGTGTTGCTGGTGCCGGCGATGAACCACGCCAATCCGCTGGATTCCACCATTGACCGGCTGTTCGAGGTCGCCGTCGGCGCACTCACCGGGCTCGTGGTCTCATTCCTGGTGTTGCCGTCGCGGGCGATCAGTCAGATCCGCATCAATGCGGCGCAGCTCTTGGAGCTGCTGGCTGCCGCATTCGCCGAACTGCTCGCGGGGCTGACACGCGGGCTCGATAACGACGCCCTGCATCGCATCCAGGATGGCATCGGCACCGCGATGACGAGCCTCCATGCGATCGGACTGGAAGCCGAGCGCGAGCGCGGGGCGCACCTGTCGTCGGGACCGGACACCGGCCCCTTGCTGCGCACCATCCAGCGCCTGCGCCACGATGTCGTGATGATCGGCCGCGCCAGTGTTGTTCCGCTGCCGGCCAACGTGCAGGCGAGGCTGGCGGGCCCGCTGGCCGGCGTCAGCAAGGCGATCGTCGACTATATGCGCGCGGCGGCTGCGTCCTTGCGAAGCGGCAGTGGCGCGGTGGACATCCAGCCCGTCGATGCGGCGCTGCAGGCCTATGCTGCCGAAGTCGCCGTGCTACGCAGCGACGGCCTGACCCGCGGCGTGCCGGTCGACGTGGCGGAACGCTTCTTCGCACTGGGATTCTCGTTGGAGCAGATGCGGCAGAACCTCAGAGATCTCGACCGCTGTCATGCCGAGTGGTGCGAGACGGCGTCTGGTGCAAAGGTCTAGTCGAGATAGATGCCGAGGAGGCCGAGGATTGGCGTATCGCGTTCATGCGCTATCGGCGCTTCAGGCCCTTGCCTTCCATGCGCCAGATCAGCAGATCGATACGGTCCTGGCCGAAGAACGGCTCGTTTTCGAACACGAAAGTGGGCACGCCCCAATGGCCCGATGCGGCGTGGGCCTGCTCGTTGCCGGCGATGATCTGTTCATGACGGTCGGGATCGGCCGCGATCTCCGCATCCATCGCGGCGAGATCGAAGCCGGCTTCCGCCGCAGCCCTGGTCAGATGATCGCCTTCGTTCCAGCCGGCGACGCTGCCATCCCACAGCACGCGGCTGATCGCGCGCGCGAACGGCAGCGAGCGGCCCTCGGCTTGCGCGGCAGCCCCGAGCCGGGTGAGGCGATGGATGTAGGGCTGGTGCTCGGCGACATCGAGAGTGGTCATGTCCTGCACGATCGGGTCCGGCCGTGGAAAGCGGAACGGGATGTTCTCGTGCTGGGTGACGCGGCTGCTGTCGAGCACCACATAGCGCGCAAACTGCGGATTGGCACGCTTGAAGAAGCCGGGAATACGCACGGCGATCGGATAGACCGGACGCAGGTTGACCGTCACGTCGTAATCGGCGGCCATCTGCATGGTTTTTGGCAGCGCGAGATAGCTGTAGGGACTGCGGAAGGAAAAGAAGAGGTCGACTGACAATGTCATTGAATGTACCGCGGCTCGCATGGACGATCCGAGCAAATCACTGATATCGCGACACGTCTATCGTTTCGGAAAAGGCTATGCCGGCCGTCAGGCCGCAACCTGGCGCAGCAGGGCCGGCACGATCAGCCGATGGAACGGCATGATGATCGCGAGATAAGTCCGGCCGAGCCAATTGTGCGTCCTGACCAGCGTCGTCGCGGTGACCCGCCTTGGGCCGCCGGGCGCCGTCACGTCCACAACGACGCGGAAGTCGAGATGGCGGTCGTTGAAGCCGGCGATCAGGCGCTCGGGTGTTTCGCTCACGACCGGAAAGATTCCGATCATGTCCCGCGGCGCGCTTGGAGTGGCGCCCGACGTTTTCAGCCCGAGCGGTGCGACCAGGAAATTGCGCAGCGACAGCAGCGCCTCGGCCCATCGCGGCTGCCGCGCCATCATCAATTCGGCCGCGCGGCGGGCATCGAGATTGTGATCGTCGATTTCAATCTGGAACGCGTCGGCGAACTGCGCGCCGGCCAGCAGCGCATCGGCATCGACGGCAGGTGCCACTTCGCGGACGGTCATGGTGAGGGCAGCCTGCTCGCCAGTAGCCGGAATCGCAAGACGAGCAGAACGGCGAAGACGAAGGTACCGATCGACAATCCGACCCAGACGCCGCTCGCGCCAAGCAATGTCCAGAACCCGAGTGCACAGGCGGAAGTAAAGCCGATCAGCCAGTAGCTGAAGATGGCGAACAGGAGTGGCACGCGCGTGTCATTCATTCCGCGCAGCGCGCCGGCGGCGATGGTTTGGATACCATCAGCGACAAAGAAGGTGGAGCCGATCAGGAGCAGCGTTGCCGTCAACGTCGCGGTCGCGTCGACGGCTTCGCCGAGGAATAGCTGGGCGATCTGGAACCGTGCAAGGATCACGGCGAATGTCATCGTGGCCATGAACGCAGCGCCGAGAAGTATGGCCACATAGCCTGCGCGGCTGACGGCGTCGCGGTCGCGGCGGCCGACCGCATGGCCGACCCGAACGGTTGCCGCCATGCTGATTCCGAACGGCACCATAAAAAGGATGGCTGCGATCTGCAGTGCAATCTGGTGCGCGGCGAGTGCCGTGGTGCTGATCAGGCCCATCAGCAGGCCGGCAGCGCCGAACAGCCCGTATTCCAGCAGAAACGCCATCGAGATCGGCGCGCCGACGATCGCGAGCTTCGCCATCAACGGCCAGTCGATGCGCCAGATGTTGCCGAGTACGTGATATTTCCGGAACGGCCGGCGCAGCGCGGTGAACCACAGCCCGGCCAGAAACGTGCCGAGATTGACCATGCTGGTCGCGAGGCCCGCGCCGAACAGCCCGAGTTCGGGCAGGCCCCATTTCCCGTAGAGCAGCAGATAGACCAGCAACGCGTTCGCCGGGATCGCGGCCAGCGTGATCCAGAGCACCGGCTCGGGCCGGTTCACCGCGCTCATGAAGCCGCGGATCGCAATAAACCACAGCGCCGGCAGGATGCCCCAGGCAAGGCCGAACAGATATTGCTGCGCGAGTTTGGCTGCCATCGGCGCTTGGCCGAGCGCGATCAGGATCGCCTCGCCGCGGAATGGCAGCACCATCAGTGGCAGTGCGATCAACAGCGCCGCCCACAGGCCGACGCGCAGCGCACGCCGCACCATGCGCGGATCGCGTGCGCCAAAAGCCTGCGCTGCCAAGGGCGCTACGGCCGATACCAGGCCCATGCCGAAAGTGAAGGTGACGAAGAACACCGTATGGGCGAGGGCTGCCGCAGCTACGGTTTCGCTGCCGAGGCGGCCAATGAACGCCAGATCGGTCGTCATCATCGCGATCTGCCCGAGCTGTGTCAGCGCGAGCGGCACCGCGAGCTTCAGCGTCTCGGCGAGCTCAATCGCGAGATGGCGGTCGGGCACGGCCGCTGAGGCAGGCGGCGCGACAGAGGCGCGTTCGATTTTGTCGAGCGAGGTCATTGCAACAGAATAGTACCGGCGAAGGTCGAAAAGGTGACGCCGGCGGCCGCGACCTAATGGCCGTCGCGTGCCGGCACTCGGGTGATTCTCGCGCCCAGCGCGTTGAGCCGTTCCTCGATGCGCTCATAGCCGCGCTCGATCTGATCGGCGTTGTTGATGGTCGACGTGCCTTCAGCCGCGACGGCCGCGAGCAGCATGGCCATGCCGGCGCGGATATCGGGCGACGTCATCAGCGCGCCGCGCAGCCGGCTCGGGCCGGCGACGATCGCGCGATGCGGATCGCACAGCACGATACGGGCGCCCATCGAGATCAATTTGTCGACGAAGAACATCCGCGACTCGAACATCTTCTCGAACATCAGGATCACGCCGTCGCATTGCGTGGCGGTGACGATCGCAATCGACATCAGGTCGGCCGGGAAGGCCGGCCAGGGCTGATCCTCCAGCTTCGGCACATGCCCGCCGAAATCGTCGTGGATCTTCATGGTCTGCCCGGACGGCACGACGAGATCGTCGCCCTCGACGCCGCAGACAATGCCGAGCCGCTCAAAGCCCATCCGGATCGAACGCAGATGCTCGACGCCGGCCTTCGCAATGCGCAGCGGCGAGCGGGTTACGGCGGCGAGCCCGATCAGCGAGCCGACCTCGATATGGTCGGGCTGGATCGAATAGCTGGCGCCGCCGAGCGTCGCCGGACCGTGCACGATGATGGTGTTGGTGCCGATGCCCTCGATCTTCGCGCCGAGCGCGACCAGGAAATGCGCGAGATCTTGCACATGCGGCTCGGAGGCCGCGTTGCGCAGATAGGTCGTGCCATGGGCGGCGACCGCTGCGACCAGCGCGTTCTCTGTCGCGGTGACGCTGGGCTCGTCGAGGAAGACGTCGGCGCCCTTCAGCCTGACAGCGCGGAACTCCAGCCGGTGCGTGGCGGTGACGGTGGCGCCCAACTGCTCGAAGGCGAGGAAATGCGTATCGAGGCGGCGGCGGCCGATGACGTCGCCGCCCGGCGGCGGCAGCGCCACCTCGCCGCAGCGCGCCAATAGCGGCCCCGCCAGCAGGATCGAGGCGCGGATGCGCGCACACAGTTCGGGATCGAGGTCGGCGGCGCGAACTTCCTTGGCTTGGATCACCAGCGTATTGCGCGCCTTCCATTCCGCGGATGCACCAACCGAGCGGATCAATTCGACCAGCGTTTCGGTGTCGCGAATGCGCGGCACGTTATCCAGCGTCACCGGGTGCTCGGTGAGCAGGGCGGCCGCGATGATCGGCAGTGCCGAATTCTTGTTGCCGGACGGCTCGATCGTGCCCGAAAGCCGGTGGCCGCCTTCGACGATGTACTGGATGGGCGGCACGGGCGCTGTCCCCGACATGATTTCCAGGCTCCCATTACGAAAAATTCTGCAGCAAAATCAACGATTGGTGCAGGCGCTATAGCAGATAACACCTGCACAAGTAATGCGTTCATTGACGCTGCGGGGGGTAGTCCAACGAAGATCCCCGACTTACCAGAATTCGCCCGAGCGCGCAGCAGCCGCAGGCGAATGCCGACCATCCGCATCCTCTCGCGACGGCCGTCAAGCCGCAGGACGTCCAAAAGGCAGGTAGTCCCGGCCGAGTTGTCTGTGAAGCTGAAGCCAGAGTGGTAGCTGTCGCGCCATCTGTCGATCGCCCTCGATCGACAATGTTTTTCCAGCGACCTCATGCCAATGCACGTACCCGAGATAAAGCCGGACAAGGATGGCAACATCGCCGCGAACGGTCAGGTCGGCGGCGTATCCCGGATCCTTAAAGCAGATGTCAGCGCCCGTCCGTTCGAGAACAAGCCAAATCACGCGCAATGCCGTTCGGCTTCTGGGAACGCCGGAGAATTCGAAGCGGATCACCACGCGATGCTCCGGCAACGCGCTGATGTCGACGCGCTTGCGCATTCGCCACATCAGCAAGCCAGGATTGAGATCGCTTGCGGCGAGGCGATCGCGGGCATGCGCCAGGCCCCAGCGCGACAGGTCGCGCAACACATCGTGAAATGCTTCGCCTGACGGCGTCAGCCAGTATTCATGGGTTGAGCCGTCAGGCTGAGTTCTTTTTGTGATGATTCCGTCTTGTTCCAGATGCCGCAGGCGCTCGGCCAGGAGCGTCCGCGACATCAACGGCACGCCGCGGTGAATGTCGTTGAAATTGTGCGCGCCCAACATCAACTCGCGGAGAACGAGCGGCGTCCGACGTGTCGCGAAAATTTCGGACGCCTTTGCTATCGGGCAGAACTCGCCGTAGCCGCTTTTCATGGCGAGGATTCAAACACGTTCGGGTAGCCCGAACCAGTCCAGATTTTGGACTTGTCGCCGTCGGGCGTTCGGCAAACGATGCTGTCCTTTCTCGCTCCAAACCCGCTGTGCGGCGGCAACTTGTGGAGAGAGCCATGGGCCAGCGCAGCTATGCAGGCTTTTCGCGCCGGGACGCCTTGGCCGCGATCGGTGGCGCGGCAATCGCCGCGGTCGCGACCTCAGGCGATTCGAATGCGCAGTCGCAGGAGGGCCGCAAGATGATCTATGTCCTGATCCATCCAGCCTGGTTCGGCGGCTGGTGCTGGAAAAAGCTGACGCCGCTGCTGCGTGCGCAAGGGCACGAGGTGTTCGCTCCGACGCTGACCGGGCTTGGCGAACGTGCGCATCTGGCCAAGCCGGAAATCGGGCTCGAAGCCCATATCCGCGACATCGCCAATGTCATCGAATGCGAGGACCTGCGCAACGTCATCCTCGTCGGCAACAGTTCGGGCGGCATGGTGATGACAGGCGTTGCCGATCACATGCCCGAACGGATCGCACATCTGGTGTTTCTCGATGCGTTCGTGCCTGACGACGGCCAGAGCATGCTGGACGTGATCGCGCCCGACCGCCGGCCGGCTCTGGAAGCATTGGTGCAGAAAGAGGGCGACGGCTGGCTCCTGCCGCGTTTCGCTGCCCCGCCATGGAAGAAGCTTGTCGCCGAGACGTGGCTAGTGACCGATGACGCCGATCTCGATTGGATACTGCCGAGGCTTCGCCCGACGCCATTCGGCCACTTCAAGGAGCCGGTGAAGCGCAGGAATGCTGCCGCCGAAAAATTGCCTCGCACCTATATTCGCACGCAGTGGCCGCATCCGGGATTCGATCGCTACGCGCGGGCGGCGAACGAGACGGCGGGATGGCGATCACGCCAAATCGCGA encodes the following:
- a CDS encoding MmgE/PrpD family protein, with translation MAHETATLAAYVAGLKFEDIPPQVLERAKVLTLDFLGSTIRARRDAESTPSLLKMLEALALDGKGEATVFGDSKTWTPAVAALLNGALGHSLDFDDTHADSSLHPSAPVVPAAFAVGEMVGASGRDVLTAIVAGYEVCCRLGNALDPTSHYARGFHPTATAGTYGAAAAAGKLFGLSKDQIISAFGVSGSQAAGSLQFLVNGAWNKRYQVGASAMNGVIAATLARNNFIGSTESVEGKHGLLVGYSDDAHPDKATVGLGKTYETLKIGVKPYPSCRYTHAALDALIAMRREHNLTPDQIKRVEIGLHRNGITLTGDAATKRHPTSIVGGQFSMFFTGALALDQGSFGWDDYDRLGDTAVNALADKFDVVQDDRLEIGRTHPFGARVSITTTDDGVHERLYADPSGEPDSFPDAQAMQQKFLTLARPVLNGRADQLADAILSLERFDRVEKATQLGRQ
- a CDS encoding FUSC family protein, encoding MAFAKRMLEAIGARKTQLSLAVRLAVAAVAAYATARALHLMLPLWAVLTSLIVTQMSVGRSLKATRDYMLGTIGGAAYGGAIAMLIPHSGEGGLLALLVLTVAPMAFIGAINPSLSAATVTAVIVLLVPAMNHANPLDSTIDRLFEVAVGALTGLVVSFLVLPSRAISQIRINAAQLLELLAAAFAELLAGLTRGLDNDALHRIQDGIGTAMTSLHAIGLEAERERGAHLSSGPDTGPLLRTIQRLRHDVVMIGRASVVPLPANVQARLAGPLAGVSKAIVDYMRAAAASLRSGSGAVDIQPVDAALQAYAAEVAVLRSDGLTRGVPVDVAERFFALGFSLEQMRQNLRDLDRCHAEWCETASGAKV
- a CDS encoding 2-hydroxychromene-2-carboxylate isomerase — encoded protein: MTLSVDLFFSFRSPYSYLALPKTMQMAADYDVTVNLRPVYPIAVRIPGFFKRANPQFARYVVLDSSRVTQHENIPFRFPRPDPIVQDMTTLDVAEHQPYIHRLTRLGAAAQAEGRSLPFARAISRVLWDGSVAGWNEGDHLTRAAAEAGFDLAAMDAEIAADPDRHEQIIAGNEQAHAASGHWGVPTFVFENEPFFGQDRIDLLIWRMEGKGLKRR
- a CDS encoding DUF2867 domain-containing protein; translated protein: MTVREVAPAVDADALLAGAQFADAFQIEIDDHNLDARRAAELMMARQPRWAEALLSLRNFLVAPLGLKTSGATPSAPRDMIGIFPVVSETPERLIAGFNDRHLDFRVVVDVTAPGGPRRVTATTLVRTHNWLGRTYLAIIMPFHRLIVPALLRQVAA
- a CDS encoding MATE family efflux transporter translates to MTSLDKIERASVAPPASAAVPDRHLAIELAETLKLAVPLALTQLGQIAMMTTDLAFIGRLGSETVAAAALAHTVFFVTFTFGMGLVSAVAPLAAQAFGARDPRMVRRALRVGLWAALLIALPLMVLPFRGEAILIALGQAPMAAKLAQQYLFGLAWGILPALWFIAIRGFMSAVNRPEPVLWITLAAIPANALLVYLLLYGKWGLPELGLFGAGLATSMVNLGTFLAGLWFTALRRPFRKYHVLGNIWRIDWPLMAKLAIVGAPISMAFLLEYGLFGAAGLLMGLISTTALAAHQIALQIAAILFMVPFGISMAATVRVGHAVGRRDRDAVSRAGYVAILLGAAFMATMTFAVILARFQIAQLFLGEAVDATATLTATLLLIGSTFFVADGIQTIAAGALRGMNDTRVPLLFAIFSYWLIGFTSACALGFWTLLGASGVWVGLSIGTFVFAVLLVLRFRLLASRLPSP
- the murA gene encoding UDP-N-acetylglucosamine 1-carboxyvinyltransferase produces the protein MPPIQYIVEGGHRLSGTIEPSGNKNSALPIIAAALLTEHPVTLDNVPRIRDTETLVELIRSVGASAEWKARNTLVIQAKEVRAADLDPELCARIRASILLAGPLLARCGEVALPPPGGDVIGRRRLDTHFLAFEQLGATVTATHRLEFRAVRLKGADVFLDEPSVTATENALVAAVAAHGTTYLRNAASEPHVQDLAHFLVALGAKIEGIGTNTIIVHGPATLGGASYSIQPDHIEVGSLIGLAAVTRSPLRIAKAGVEHLRSIRMGFERLGIVCGVEGDDLVVPSGQTMKIHDDFGGHVPKLEDQPWPAFPADLMSIAIVTATQCDGVILMFEKMFESRMFFVDKLISMGARIVLCDPHRAIVAGPSRLRGALMTSPDIRAGMAMLLAAVAAEGTSTINNADQIERGYERIEERLNALGARITRVPARDGH
- a CDS encoding winged helix-turn-helix transcriptional regulator, with product MKSGYGEFCPIAKASEIFATRRTPLVLRELMLGAHNFNDIHRGVPLMSRTLLAERLRHLEQDGIITKRTQPDGSTHEYWLTPSGEAFHDVLRDLSRWGLAHARDRLAASDLNPGLLMWRMRKRVDISALPEHRVVIRFEFSGVPRSRTALRVIWLVLERTGADICFKDPGYAADLTVRGDVAILVRLYLGYVHWHEVAGKTLSIEGDRQMARQLPLWLQLHRQLGRDYLPFGRPAA
- a CDS encoding alpha/beta fold hydrolase, coding for MGQRSYAGFSRRDALAAIGGAAIAAVATSGDSNAQSQEGRKMIYVLIHPAWFGGWCWKKLTPLLRAQGHEVFAPTLTGLGERAHLAKPEIGLEAHIRDIANVIECEDLRNVILVGNSSGGMVMTGVADHMPERIAHLVFLDAFVPDDGQSMLDVIAPDRRPALEALVQKEGDGWLLPRFAAPPWKKLVAETWLVTDDADLDWILPRLRPTPFGHFKEPVKRRNAAAEKLPRTYIRTQWPHPGFDRYARAANETAGWRSRQIASSHLPYITHPNELASLLLAVAG